One window of Saimiri boliviensis isolate mSaiBol1 chromosome 4, mSaiBol1.pri, whole genome shotgun sequence genomic DNA carries:
- the TPBG gene encoding trophoblast glycoprotein has product MPGGCSRGPAAGDGRLRLARLALVLLGWVSSSSPTSSASSSSSSAPFLASAVSAQPLLPGQCPALCECSEAARTVKCVNRNLTEVPTDLPPYVRNLFLTGNQLAVLPAGAFAHLPPLAELAALNLSGSRLEEVHAGAFEHLPSLRQLDLSHNPLAVLSPFAFSGSNASVSAPSPLVELILNHIVPPEDGRNNRSFEGMVMAALRAGGALHGLRRLELASNHFLYLPRDVLAQLPSLRHLDLSNNSLVSLTYVSFRNLTHLESLHLEDNALKVLHNGTLAELQGLPHVRVFLDNNPWVCDCHLVDMVAWLKETEVVQGKDQLTCAFPEKMRNRVLLELSSADLDCDPILPPSLQTSYVFLGIVLALIGAIFLLVLYLNRKGIKKWMHNIRDACRDHMEGYHYRYEINADPRLTNLSSNSDV; this is encoded by the coding sequence ATGCCGGGGGGGTGTTCCCGGGGCCCCGCCGCTGGGGACGGGCGGCTGCGGTTGGCGCGACTGGCGCTGGTCCTCCTGGGCTGGGTCTCCTCGTCTTCTCCCACCTCCTcagcatcctcctcctcctcctcggcgCCGTTCCTGGCTTCCGCCGTGTCCGCTCAGCCCCTGCTGCCCGGCCAGTGCCCCGCGCTGTGCGAGTGCTCCGAGGCGGCGCGCACAGTCAAGTGCGTTAACCGCAATCTGACCGAGGTGCCCACCGACCTGCCTCCCTACGTGCGCAACCTCTTCCTTACCGGCAACCAGCTGGCCGTGCTCCCTGCCGGCGCCTTCGCCCATCTGCCGCCGCTGGCCGAGCTGGCCGCGCTCAACCTCAGCGGCAGCCGCCTGGAGGAGGTGCACGCGGGCGCCTTCGAGCATCTGCCCAGCCTGCGCCAGCTCGACCTCAGCCACAACCCGCTGGCCGTCCTCAGCCCCTTCGCTTTCTCAGGCAGCAATGCCAGCGTGTCGGCCCCCAGTCCCCTTGTGGAACTGATCCTGAACCACATCGTGCCCCCTGAAGATGGGCGGAATAACCGGAGCTTCGAGGGCATGGTGATGGCGGCCCTGCGGGCGGGCGGTGCACTGCATGGGCTCCGCCGCCTGGAGCTGGCCAGCAACCACTTCCTTTACCTGCCGCGGGACGTGCTGGCCCAACTGCCCAGCCTCAGGCACCTGGATTTAAGTAACAATTCGCTGGTAAGCTTGACTTATGTGTCCTTCCGCAACCTGACACATCTAGAAAGCCTCCACCTGGAAGACAATGCCCTCAAGGTCCTTCACAATGGCACCCTGGCTGAGTTGCAAGGTCTGCCCCACGTCAGGGTCTTCCTGGACAACAATCCCTGGGTGTGCGACTGCCACCTGGTAGACATGGTGGCCTGGCTCAAGGAGACAGAGGTAGTGCAAGGCAAAGACCAGCTCACCTGTGCATTTCCGGAAAAAATGAGGAATCGAGTTCTCTTGGAACTCAGCAGTGCTGACCTGGACTGTGACCCTATTCTTCCCCCATCCCTGCAAACTTCTTATGTCTTCCTGGGTATTGTTTTAGCCCTGATAGGTGCTATTTTCCTCCTGGTTTTGTATTTGAACCGCAAGGGGATAAAAAAGTGGATGCATAACATCAGAGATGCCTGCAGGGATCACATGGAAGGGTATCATTACAGATATGAAATCAATGCGGACCCCAGGTTAACAAACCTCAGTTCTAACTCGGATGTCTGA